One Aegilops tauschii subsp. strangulata cultivar AL8/78 chromosome 7, Aet v6.0, whole genome shotgun sequence genomic window carries:
- the LOC109755076 gene encoding probable galacturonosyltransferase-like 9 has protein sequence MRAAGAAVALLFFFLLAVPGEAAAALPRFAEAPQYRNGEGCPAATAAGVCDPGLVHIAMTLDAHYLRGSMAAIYSLLKHASCPESLFFHFLAAAPGDGELRAALAASFPSLRFEIYPFRAEAVAGLISASVRAALEAPLNYARNHLADLLPPCVPRAIYLDSDVLAADDVRRLWETRLPAAAVVAAPEYCHANFSRYFTPAFWSDPALGARVFAGRRRPPCYFNTGVMVIDLRRWRAGNYRRRIERWMEIQKERRIYELGSLPPFLLVFAGEVEAVDLRWNQHGLGGDNVHGSCRPLHDGPVSLMHWSGKGKPWDRLDAGRPCPLDHTWKSYDLYIAGDASSAASPASGPALSAW, from the coding sequence atgagggcggccgGGGCAGCCGTGGCGctgctcttcttcttcctcctggccgtccccggcgaggcggcggcggcgctgccgAGGTTCGCGGAGGCGCCGCAGTACCGGAACGGGGAGGGGTGCCCGGCGGCGACCGCGGCCGGCGTGTGCGACCCGGGGCTGGTGCACATCGCCATGACCCTCGACGCGCACTACCTGCGGGGCTCCATGGCGGCCATCTACTCGCTGCTCAAGCACGCCTCCTGCCCGGAGTCGCTCTTCTTCCACTTCCTGGCCGCGGCGCCCGGGGACGGCGAGCTGCGCGCGGCGCTGGCGGCCTCCTTCCCGTCACTGCGGTTCGAGATCTACCCGTTCCGCGCCGAGGCCGTGGCCgggctcatctcggcgtccgtgcGCGCCGCCCTCGAGGCGCCGCTCAACTACGCGCGGAACCACCTCGCCGACCTGCTCCCGCCCTGCGTGCCCCGGGCCATCTACCTCGACTCCGACGTCCTGGCCGCCGACGACGTGCGCCGGCTCTGGGAGAcccgcctccccgccgccgccgtcgtcgccgcgcCCGAGTACTGCCACGCCAACTTCTCCCGCTACTTCACCCCGGCCTTCTGGTCCGACCCGGCGCTCGGCGCGCGCGTCTTcgcgggccgccgccgcccgccctgcTACTTCAACACCGGCGTCATGGTCATCGACCTCCGCCGCTGGAGGGCCGGCAACTACCGCCGCCGGATCGAGCGCTGGATGGAGATCCAGAAGGAGAGGCGCATCTACGAGCTGGGCTCGCTGCCGCCGTTCCTGCTCGTCTTCGCCGGCGAGGTGGAGGCCGTCGACCTCCGCTGGAACCAGCACGGCCTCGGCGGCGACAACGTGCACGGCAGCTGCCGCCCGCTCCACGACGGGCCCGTCAGCCTCATGCATTGGTCGGGCAAGGGCAAGCCGTGGGACCGCCTGGACGCCGGCAGGCCCTGCCCGCTCGACCACACCTGGAAGTCCTACGACCTCTACATCGCCGGAGACGCGAgcagcgccgcctcgccggctTCCGGGCCGGCATTGTCCGCCTGGTAG